In one window of Nicotiana tabacum cultivar K326 chromosome 12, ASM71507v2, whole genome shotgun sequence DNA:
- the LOC142167018 gene encoding uncharacterized protein LOC142167018 codes for MEFTREELYTVPIWIKLYGLDFKYWRPKGLSKIGSLIRKPLMVDQNTEKKLGLNFARLLVEVGMDTILPDCILFRNEKGSVVEQKVIYDWKPTLCKFCNKYGHSEAECRKKKGPKTDEQKEKTAQEGIRTDKPNSKDPKEKQQIQKSGEGQKELPLKEKIQEQANSVWITPSRGHAGRIQNKQTQQVTSSNTFQVLHRTKLDCSVTANVGDNVGGQPIPQSGNVLYPHNTIEERNELWENGGNPITWAEAVDFQHCVDTSGLIELPQQGQKYTWNDRSGDHRIFSKIDWMFINEVWLNTMPACRATFLPEGMSDHCPAKVMLNESNFRRRRDFYYSNVWAQHPLFLAKVKEVWDAQIDGCRMYQVVQKLKQLKRKLKELNKQQFSNIVKQAHTLLQLDPLNAQLQEDEKIKFQTFKQSSYLAEMFLQQKSKATWIKLGDDNTKYFFSVIKHRKLQQAITQMKDQYGNWKTKQEVIANIFVEYYTDLLGRKRSDRLQATTAFSTMGQPYQWNNKLI; via the exons ATGGAGTTTACGAGAGAAGAATTATACACTGTGCCAATTTGGATAAAGTTGTATGGACTAGATTTCAAGTATTGGAGACCAAAAGGCCTAAGTAAGATAGGTAGTCTGATTAGAAAGCCATTGATGGTAGACCAAAATACAGAGAAGAAGCTAGGGCTCAATTTTGCTCGATTACTAGTAGAGGTGGGAATGGATACAATATTACCAGACTGTATTCTGTTTAGAAATGAAAAAGGATCAGTGGTAGAACAAAAGGTGATCTATGACTGGAAGCCAACATTATGTAAATTCTGTAACAAATATGGTCACTCTGAAGCAGAATGTAGAAAGAAGAAGGGGCCAAAAACAGATGAGCAAAAAGAAAAGACAGCACAAGAAGGAATAAGGACTGACAAACCAAACTCTAAAGATCCAAAAGAGAAGCAGCAGATTCAAAAAAGTGGTGAAGGACAAAAGGAACTCCCCCTGAAAGAGAAAATACAAGAACAAGCAAACTCTGTATGGATAACACCATCAAGAGGGCATGCAGGAAGGATCCAGAACAAGCAGACGCAACAGGTAACAAGTAGTAACACCTTTCAGGTTCTCCACAGGACTAAACTAGATTGTAGTGTTACAGCTAATGTTGGAGATAATGTGGGAGGCCAACCCATTCCTCAATCAGGGAATG TGTTGTATCCACATAATACTATAGAGGAGAGGAATGAGCTATGGGAG AATGGAGGGAATCCAATAACTTGGGCAGAAGCTGTGGATTTTCAGCATTGTGTGGACACAAGTGGTCTAATTGAGCTTCCTCAACAAGGACAAAAGTACACTTGGAATGATAGAAGTGGTGATCATAGAATATTCTCTAAAATAGATTGGATGTTCATTAATGAAGTCTGGCTAAATACTATGCCTGCATGTAGAGCAACCTTCCTACCTGAAGGCATGAGTGATCATTGCCCAGCTAAAGTGATGTTAAATGAGAGTAACTTCAGAAGGAGGAGAGATTTCTATTATAGTAATGTTTGGGCACAACACCCCTTATTTCTTGCTAAGGTCAAGGAAGTATGGGATGCACAAATTGATGGTTGCAGAATGTATCAAGTAGTGCAGAAATTGAAACAGTTGAAAaggaagttgaaagagttgaataAGCAACAATTCAGTAACATAGTGAAGCAAGCTCATACATTATTGCAACTTGATCCTTTAAATGCACAACTCCAGGAGGATGAGAAGATTAAATTCCAAACGTTTAAGCAATCGTCATACTTAGCAGAGATGTTTTTGCAACAAAAAAGTAAAGCTACTTGGATAAAGCTTGGAGATGATAATACTAAGTACTTTTTCTCTGTTATAAAACATAGAAAGTTGCAGCAGGCAATCACTCAGATGAAGGACCAGTATGGAAACTGGAAGACTAAACAAGAAGTTATTGCTAATATATTTGTGGAGTATTATACTGATCTATTAGGAAGGAAGCGGTCTGATAGATTGCAAGCTACCACTGCATTCTCAACAATGGGCCAACCTTATCAGTGGAACAACAAATTGATCTAA